In Gloeocapsa sp. DLM2.Bin57, the sequence CTATAGCTACGTAGGGGAGATAACGAGAGAAACTCCTTCCCCCGATTAAATCACCTAGTAAAACCACTATTAAGGTGATTACTACTATACCTTCTGGCCAAATCACACCTGCATTGAGTTGAGAGGCAATGTTACTAGAAAAATCCATACTTTTTAAGCTTTTTATTGCTGACTTAGATTATTTTGTCATAGTTTTTGCTGATTGAGGGGAGGAAATTCTAGGGCGATCGCCCCTAGGTTTCCTGTGCGAAAATCATTGAGTAGCGCCATAGCCGTTTTTTCTTTGTCTTCTTGATAACGTCTTATGGCTAATTTCTCTAGATATTCTTCCCCTGTCATTGTTTCTAGGGGTAGATTATATCGAGTTGTCAACACTTTTTCTACGTTTAATTCTGCTAATAAATCAACTAGGGTGATAGCGATGAGTTGATTATCATAAGCTGCTTCGCCAATATCTTCACAGATAGCTAGTTTAACCGCGTCTGTTTGGTTTTCTAGTTTGACGGGAATTATCCCTGGTGCGTCTAATAGTTCGATACTCTCTGATAGTCTTACCCAACGTAATTGACGGGTTACACCTGCTCTTCTCGCACTAGCTACTACTTTACGATTGAGTAAGCGATTAATTAGAGCTGATTTTCCGACATTAGGAAATCCAATGACTACAGCTCTGACTGGACGTGGTAATAAACCTCGACTGCGTCTTTTCTCGTTGACTTTCACCCCTACTAATTGAGCTGCTTTGGTTACTGCTTTAATTCCTTCTCCTGTTTTACCATTAGTAAAGTAGGGTTCTTCTCCTTGTTGACGAAACCAGTTTAACCACTGTTGGT encodes:
- the ylqF gene encoding ribosome biogenesis GTPase YlqF; this translates as MSLIQWYPGHIAKAEKQLKEQLKQVDVVLEVRDARIPLASHHPEINNWLGTKPKLLVINRVDMIGEKAHQQWLNWFRQQGEEPYFTNGKTGEGIKAVTKAAQLVGVKVNEKRRSRGLLPRPVRAVVIGFPNVGKSALINRLLNRKVVASARRAGVTRQLRWVRLSESIELLDAPGIIPVKLENQTDAVKLAICEDIGEAAYDNQLIAITLVDLLAELNVEKVLTTRYNLPLETMTGEEYLEKLAIRRYQEDKEKTAMALLNDFRTGNLGAIALEFPPLNQQKL